The Cygnus atratus isolate AKBS03 ecotype Queensland, Australia chromosome 2, CAtr_DNAZoo_HiC_assembly, whole genome shotgun sequence genome window below encodes:
- the THOC1 gene encoding THO complex subunit 1 isoform X1, whose translation MSPPLFSLPEARLRFTSSTREALHNKTIKPLLNAFNQIPGSENEKKCTLDQAFRVIVEEEIINKAPCENLLAIISLAINGVTEGICTASTPFVLLGDVLDCLPLDQCDKIFTFVEKNVATWKSNTFYSAGKNYLLRMCNDLLRRLSKSQNTVFCGRIQLFLARLFPLSEKSGLNLQSQFNLENVTVFNTNEHESTLGQKHSEERDEGMEVEEGEMGDDEAPTSCSIPIDYNLYRKFWSLQDYFRNPVQCYEKVSWKTFLKYSEEVLAVFKSYKLDDTQASRKKLEELKTGGEHVYFAKFLTSEKLMDLQLSDSNFRRHILLQYLILFQYLKGQVKFKSSNYVLTDEQSLWIEDTTKAVYQLLSENPPDGERFSKMVEHILNTEENWNSWKNEGCPSFVKERSQPEFQLGPPDSKPMRPARKRPAPEDFLGKGPNKKILMGNEELTRLWNLCPDNMEACKSESREYMPTLEEFFEEAIEQADPENMVENKYKAVNNSNYGWRALRLLARRSPHFFQPTNQQFKSLPEYLENMVIKLAKELPPPSEEIKTGEDEDEEDNDALLKENNESPEVQRDKAMTGEQMELFASRLGEHWRALAPYLEMKDSDIRQIESDSEDVRMRAKQLLVAWQDQEGAHATPENLITALSKAGLADLAESLTNDTESSS comes from the exons ATGTCGCCGCCGCTCTTCAGCCTGCCCGAGGCGCGGCTCCGCTTCACC TCTTCCACCAGAGAGGCCCTGCATAACAAAACTATCAAACCGCTGCTGAACGCATTTAACCAGATTCCTGGGAG tgaaaatgaaaagaagtgtACCTTGGATCAAGCTTTTAGAGTTATTGTAGAAGAAGAAATA ATAAATAAAGCTCCATGTGAAAATCTCCTGGCAATTATTTCTCTTGCTATTAATGGAGTCACAGAAG GTATCTGCACTGCATCAACCCCTTTTGTGCTCCTGGGAGATGTTCTGGATTGCTTGCCTTTGGATCAGTGTGacaaaattttcacttttgtgGAGAAGAATGTTGCTACATGGAAATCA AATACGTTTTATTCTGCAGGGAAAAATTACTTGCTACGAATGTGCAATG ATCTTCTAAGAAGATTATCAAAGTCACAAAACACAGTCTTCTGTGGAAGAATTCAGCTGTTCTTGGCTAGGTTATTTCCGCTTTCTGAAAAGTCAG gacTTAACTTGCAGAGTCAGTTTAACCTGGAAAATGTCACTGTTTTCAATACCAATGAACATGAGAGCACGTTAGGACAGAAG caCTCAGAGGAAAGAGATGAAGGAATGGAGGTAGAAGAAGGTGAAATGGGAGATGATGAAGCCCCAACAAGCTG ttccATTCCAATAGATTATAACCTGTATAGAAAATTCTGGTCACTTCAAGATTACTTTAGAAATCCTGTGCAGTGCTATGAGAAGGTCTCGTGGAAAACTTTTCTTAAG TACTCGGAAGAAGTTTTGGCTGTTTTCAAAAGTTACAAATTGGATGATACTCAGGCTTCCCGAAAAAAGCTGGAAGAACTAAAAACAGGCGGAGAACACGTATATTTTGCAAAGTTCCTAACTAGTGAAAAG TTGATGGATTTACAGCTGAGTGACAGTAACTTTCGCCGTCACATCTTGTTGCAGTATCTAATACTATTTCAGTATCTGAAGGGACAGGTCAAATTTAAAAG ttcaAACTATGTTCTAACAGATGAACAATCTCTTTGGATTGAAGATACTACAAAGGCAGTTTACCAG CTTCTTTCAGAAAATCCTCCAGATGGAGAAAGATTCTCAAAAATGGTAGAG CATATattaaatactgaagaaaactgGAACTCATGGAAAAATGAGGGCTGCCCAAGCTTTGTGAAAGAAAG ATCTCAGCCAGAGTTTCAGCTTGG gCCTCCTGATTCTAAGCCAATGAGGCCTGCGAGAAAGAGGCCAGCTCCTGAGGACTTCTTAGGAAAAggaccaaacaaaaaaatccttatggggaa TGAGGAACTGACCCGCCTTTGGAACTTATGTCCTGACAACATGGAAGCCTGTAAATCTGAGAGTAG ggAATATATGCCAACATTGGAGGAGTTTTTTGAAGAAGCTATTGAACAAGCAGATCCTGAAAATATGGTTGAAAATAAGTACAA GGCTGTGAACAATTCTAACTATGGGTGGAGAGCATTACGACTACTAGCACGCAGAAGTCCCCACTTCTTCCAGCCAACAAACCAACAATTCAAGAGTTTACCAGAATATCTAGAAAACATGGTAATCAAATTAGCCAAGGAGCTGCCT CCtccttctgaagaaataaaaacaggcgaagatgaagatgaggaagatAATGATGctttattaaaggaaaacaatgaaa gccCGGAGGTGCAACGGGACAAAGCCATGACGGGCGAACAAATGGAGCTAtttgccagcaggctgggggagcacTGGAGGGCCCTGGCCCCCTACCTAGAAATGAAGGATTCCGATATCCGGCAGATCGAGTCGGACAGCGAAGACGTGAGGATGAGGGCCAAGCAGCTGCTGGTTGCCTGGCAGGATCAGGAGGGCGCGCACGCGACACCCGAGAACCTGATCACTGCCCTGAGCAAAGCCGGGCTCGCTGACCTCGCAGAGAGCCTGACCAACgacactgaaagcagcagctga
- the THOC1 gene encoding THO complex subunit 1 isoform X2 has product MSPPLFSLPEARLRFTSSTREALHNKTIKPLLNAFNQIPGSENEKKCTLDQAFRVIVEEEIINKAPCENLLAIISLAINGVTEGICTASTPFVLLGDVLDCLPLDQCDKIFTFVEKNVATWKSNTFYSAGKNYLLRMCNDLLRRLSKSQNTVFCGRIQLFLARLFPLSEKSGLNLQSQFNLENVTVFNTNEHESTLGQKHSEERDEGMEVEEGEMGDDEAPTSCSIPIDYNLYRKFWSLQDYFRNPVQCYEKVSWKTFLKYSEEVLAVFKSYKLDDTQASRKKLEELKTGGEHVYFAKFLTSEKLMDLQLSDSNFRRHILLQYLILFQYLKGQVKFKSSNYVLTDEQSLWIEDTTKAVYQLLSENPPDGERFSKMVEHILNTEENWNSWKNEGCPSFVKERPPDSKPMRPARKRPAPEDFLGKGPNKKILMGNEELTRLWNLCPDNMEACKSESREYMPTLEEFFEEAIEQADPENMVENKYKAVNNSNYGWRALRLLARRSPHFFQPTNQQFKSLPEYLENMVIKLAKELPPPSEEIKTGEDEDEEDNDALLKENNESPEVQRDKAMTGEQMELFASRLGEHWRALAPYLEMKDSDIRQIESDSEDVRMRAKQLLVAWQDQEGAHATPENLITALSKAGLADLAESLTNDTESSS; this is encoded by the exons ATGTCGCCGCCGCTCTTCAGCCTGCCCGAGGCGCGGCTCCGCTTCACC TCTTCCACCAGAGAGGCCCTGCATAACAAAACTATCAAACCGCTGCTGAACGCATTTAACCAGATTCCTGGGAG tgaaaatgaaaagaagtgtACCTTGGATCAAGCTTTTAGAGTTATTGTAGAAGAAGAAATA ATAAATAAAGCTCCATGTGAAAATCTCCTGGCAATTATTTCTCTTGCTATTAATGGAGTCACAGAAG GTATCTGCACTGCATCAACCCCTTTTGTGCTCCTGGGAGATGTTCTGGATTGCTTGCCTTTGGATCAGTGTGacaaaattttcacttttgtgGAGAAGAATGTTGCTACATGGAAATCA AATACGTTTTATTCTGCAGGGAAAAATTACTTGCTACGAATGTGCAATG ATCTTCTAAGAAGATTATCAAAGTCACAAAACACAGTCTTCTGTGGAAGAATTCAGCTGTTCTTGGCTAGGTTATTTCCGCTTTCTGAAAAGTCAG gacTTAACTTGCAGAGTCAGTTTAACCTGGAAAATGTCACTGTTTTCAATACCAATGAACATGAGAGCACGTTAGGACAGAAG caCTCAGAGGAAAGAGATGAAGGAATGGAGGTAGAAGAAGGTGAAATGGGAGATGATGAAGCCCCAACAAGCTG ttccATTCCAATAGATTATAACCTGTATAGAAAATTCTGGTCACTTCAAGATTACTTTAGAAATCCTGTGCAGTGCTATGAGAAGGTCTCGTGGAAAACTTTTCTTAAG TACTCGGAAGAAGTTTTGGCTGTTTTCAAAAGTTACAAATTGGATGATACTCAGGCTTCCCGAAAAAAGCTGGAAGAACTAAAAACAGGCGGAGAACACGTATATTTTGCAAAGTTCCTAACTAGTGAAAAG TTGATGGATTTACAGCTGAGTGACAGTAACTTTCGCCGTCACATCTTGTTGCAGTATCTAATACTATTTCAGTATCTGAAGGGACAGGTCAAATTTAAAAG ttcaAACTATGTTCTAACAGATGAACAATCTCTTTGGATTGAAGATACTACAAAGGCAGTTTACCAG CTTCTTTCAGAAAATCCTCCAGATGGAGAAAGATTCTCAAAAATGGTAGAG CATATattaaatactgaagaaaactgGAACTCATGGAAAAATGAGGGCTGCCCAAGCTTTGTGAAAGAAAG gCCTCCTGATTCTAAGCCAATGAGGCCTGCGAGAAAGAGGCCAGCTCCTGAGGACTTCTTAGGAAAAggaccaaacaaaaaaatccttatggggaa TGAGGAACTGACCCGCCTTTGGAACTTATGTCCTGACAACATGGAAGCCTGTAAATCTGAGAGTAG ggAATATATGCCAACATTGGAGGAGTTTTTTGAAGAAGCTATTGAACAAGCAGATCCTGAAAATATGGTTGAAAATAAGTACAA GGCTGTGAACAATTCTAACTATGGGTGGAGAGCATTACGACTACTAGCACGCAGAAGTCCCCACTTCTTCCAGCCAACAAACCAACAATTCAAGAGTTTACCAGAATATCTAGAAAACATGGTAATCAAATTAGCCAAGGAGCTGCCT CCtccttctgaagaaataaaaacaggcgaagatgaagatgaggaagatAATGATGctttattaaaggaaaacaatgaaa gccCGGAGGTGCAACGGGACAAAGCCATGACGGGCGAACAAATGGAGCTAtttgccagcaggctgggggagcacTGGAGGGCCCTGGCCCCCTACCTAGAAATGAAGGATTCCGATATCCGGCAGATCGAGTCGGACAGCGAAGACGTGAGGATGAGGGCCAAGCAGCTGCTGGTTGCCTGGCAGGATCAGGAGGGCGCGCACGCGACACCCGAGAACCTGATCACTGCCCTGAGCAAAGCCGGGCTCGCTGACCTCGCAGAGAGCCTGACCAACgacactgaaagcagcagctga